Below is a genomic region from Ktedonobacterales bacterium.
CCCGCGTGTGCCATAATGTTTACAGGGAGTACGCATGGGCGGTGTCCTATATTTCTCCCGAGAGGGCGTATGACTTCCAGTTCATCCGATCAGCAGCAAACGCTGCCCCTGGTTATCCTGGGCCTGGGCAGCAATCTAGGCGACCGTGACGCCTTTCTGCGCGCCGCGCTGGCGCAGCTCGCGCCAGCCTATCAGGTCGAGCGGGTATCCAGCGTCTATGAGACCGCTCCGCAGTTGGTCGTGGAGCAGCCGCTCTACCATAACCTTGTCTGCGCCGGACGCACGCAGCTTTCGCCGCACGATCTGCTCCGCTTCCTCAAAGCCCTGGAGCAGCGCCTGGGAAGAACGCCCAGCTATCGCTATGGCCCACGCGAGATCGATCTCGACATCGTGTTGTATGGCGATCAGATTATCAACACAGCCGATCTGATCATTCCGCACCCGCGCATGGCCGAGCGCGCCTTTGTCTTGACGCCCCTGGCCGAAATTGCCCCACAGATGCGGCATCCTGTGCTTCAGCGCACGATGCATGAACTGGCAGAAGCGGTTGCTGCTCAAGGCGTCAATCGTCTTTTCCCTCTTGTCTTTTGATGAACCACTACGCTATAATGCCCGCGTTCACCATATTCCCAAGCCTTTTTTAGCAGAACCTCCCTTGATTGTTGAACGATTATAGTGTATACCTTAGTTGATTGTCTTTTTGCAAGGCGTTCATGTTTTCCGTCCTCCCACTTTGAGGTAGTATGGTAACGGAAGCCAGACCCCTCCGAGGGTCGCTTGATGAATTTAATTTAGCAGAAATCCTCCAGATGATGGGGCTGGGTAACATGACCGGCGCATTGCACCTGCACCGGCCTGATGGGCGCACCGGCATCATCTATTTCTACGACGGCTTTCTTGGCTCCTGCACCGAACTCAACACCGAGGCCCTCACCCTGGGCCTGGTTCTCCAGCAACTCGGCATGGCAACCGCCGAGCAGCTAGACGGGGCCTACGACCTCCAGACACAAGACCCCCTTGGTAAACGCATTGGAGAACTGCTGATTGATTACGAGATCATCACCCCGGAGCAACTGCAAGACGCCCTGAAAACGCAGCTCCTGTGGACGGTGCGCGAAATGGCTCAATGGCAGGAGGGGGCCTATGAGTTTCTGCCTGGCGCGCATCTGCCCACCGAAGATATGCCCCTGCGCATCGAGGTCACACGGGTGGTGATGGAGGTGCTGCGCTACACACAGGAATGGGACGAACTCCAACATACTCTGCCCGATGGCATGCGCACCCGCCTGGAAATGGCGCTCAAGATTCCGCAGGGCATGCTGCTGAGCTTCGACCTCAATACCTGGCGCGCCATCTCCCATGTCAACGCTTATCGCACCGTCCGGCGTATCGCCTCCGCCATCCATCAGCCAGAACTTGAGGTGGCGCGATTGCTTGCGCCGCTGGTCGAGCGGTCCCTGCTGGCGTCGGTGGAATCCAACAGCAGACCAGGACTGCCTATTCCGGCCCAGCGGCTCAGCATGGAGAGCTTCGACCTCTTCAGCTTGCTGAGCAAGATTGAGCAAGAATGGTTACACCGTCGCCAGCCCGTAGAGCAACTCGTCGCGCTGGCGAACTTTATTAATTGGACGATGAGCAATCTGGCAGAAACCTATGAACAGAACGGCATCAGCCTCTCACCTGATACCCTCGTCTCGCTGCTCGAACGCGATGGTCTCGACCGCATCCCTGGCTACACCCTGAAGATACAAGATAACCAGATTGATATTGACGACTTTACCCACTACTGCCGAGGCTATCTGGACCGACGGAATGTAGACCAGACGGCAGGCGAGTTTCATGATATGGCATCCGATGCTTTACAGCGGGCGTTACGCGCCACGTTCCAGGCAATCAATGGACGCATCGTCTCACCGCTGGAACGCATGCAAAATCAGGAAGCCTGGGACGCCCTCTTTCTTGGTTTCCAGGGAGAACCCCCTCCACAGTAGGGAGGAACATTGCATCGGCGCTCTATGGCCTCGCCAGGTGCGCCGATCAGGACAGCATACAAAAAGGAGGATCGCAGCGCATGGGAAACTTTGTCATGGTGATTGATGACTCATTGACAGTGCGCAAAATCATGGAGAGCAGCCTGCGACGCGAGGGTTTCCAGGTTGTCTCGTTTCCAGATGGTTTACAAGCGATGAGCGCGCTCTCGAAAGGTGAGGTTCCCGTACCTGACCTGATCTTGCTCGATGTGGGCCTGCCCAAAATGGACGGCTATGAAATCGCGCGCGCCTTCAAGCAAAAGAATCGCCTGGGGAATACGGTGATCATCATGCTTTCCGGGCGCGATGGTGTTTTTGACAAACTGCGTGGCCGTTGGGCGGGCGCAAAAGAATATATTACCAAACCATTCAAAACGGCTGAAGTGATCGCGTGCGTCCGTTCGCATCTTGGCCCCCCGGATATATCTATGCAAACTCAGCCTGCCGGCAGCTATTCTTATTATTAGGAACGAGCCGATTATTAGGAACGAGCCGACGAGGGCTTCATCAGGGAGAACCGTTCCGCTTCTGTTTGCGCCTGGCGTCTCGCTGTGTGTCCAGTTTTACCCAATAGGCCGGAGGATGAACCTGCTATGACGTTTGCCCCAAACGGGCGTAGGACCGTGCTGGTGGTTGAGGATTCCCCCACCGAACAGGCGATGATCGCTGATTGCCTACACGAAGCCGGATACAGTGTGGTGCTGGCGGGCGATGGTGACGAGGTACGCGAAAAAATACGCAGCGTCGCTATTGATCTGGTGGTGCTTGACCTGATTCTGCCGCGAGTCAACGGATACGAAGTCTGCCGCGCGTTGCGCAAAGACCCACAGACCCAACATATCCCCATCGTCATGCTTACCCAGCGCAGCAGCGCCCCGGAGGAGTTCTATGGTCGCCGCCTGGGAGCAAATGGCTATCTTAAAAAGCCCCTGAATCCTGCTCTCCTGCTGGCAGAAATCAATCGCCTGGTGGGCGCGACAGGCGGGCAGTTCTAGCGCCGGGGCGCAGCCAGCCAGAAGGAGGACAGGTCCGCGCGCGGGCCGCCACGAGTGATGAGCAGCGCAGAGAACAAGGCACGATGGTCGCCCGGCGTCTTCTGGCCGCCTGACACCGATCTGTTTTTGAGCGAGGAAGAACAGCGCGCCGCAGCCATGCTCTATGAGCAGAAGATGGCGGAGCCGCCCAGCGGCACACCTTTCCTTACCTTCAAGCTGAATAACGTGCGCTGGGGCGTGCCTGTGTCACATCTGCGCGAAGTCTTGCCCAAAGTCTCAGCCATCACTCCCCTGCCTTTCAGCCCTCTCTGGCTCTATGGCCTCATCAACCTGCGTGGCGAGCCGATTGGCCTGGTGAACCTGAGCGATTTGTTGTTCGACCCCATCACCGCCGCCAATGCGGGGCGACACGCGATGGCTGGCGCTCCGGTGATCATCGCTGAAAACGCTGGCGCATCGCTGGCGCTGCTGGTGGAAGAATTGGGCGAAGTCGCCTTCATTGAAGACCACCAATTTGAGAAGCCGCCTGGCGCTGAAATACGCGCGCTGCCCACCTTTGCCGTCGCCCATCTTCAAGCCGCCTGGTTCCCTTCGGAAGACGACCGGACGGTGCTGCTGCTGGACCTCCCTCGCCTGCTGGCAAGCCTCCTCCAGCAATTGATTAGTGAGGAAGCAGCCGATGAGTGACAAATATCTTCCTACCTTTATCAAGGAAATCCGCAGTTACTGCGCGATGGTCGGCGACCTTACGCAGCCACTGCGCGACCCACAGGCTGCTGGCGAGGACATTCGTTCGGCGGCGGCGGGACTCACACGGCTCTTCCACACTATCGCCGGACTGAGCAGTTCGCTGGAGATTGCCGATTTCACCGGACTGGCCGAGGGTCTGGAAAGCTGTTTGCTCAGCATCGGGGCCAGTCCAGCCACCGCGCAGAGCGCCAGCATCAACAGCGCCCTGATCGATCTGCTCGACTTTACCATCGCCTATCTCGGCCATCGTCTGGAGGCGATGGAGGCCAGCGGGCAATTTCAACTGCCCGCCCCGGAGGATGATGAACCGCTGCGTTCCCTGGAAGAACGGCTCTGGAGACTTGGCTCCTGGCTTGCGCCTCCAGAAGAGGGCGCGCTGCCCCCTGCTGAGCCACTGAGCGACGAAGACCTTGCCATCCTGCGCGCCTTCAGCGAGAGCGACCTTGCTGATGCTGCCAGGGCGGAGCTTCCCGCTGGCTCCGATACCGAAGGGCGAGGAGAAAGGGGCGACCCAGCGCCTCGGCCAGCCGCAGGAGTTACCCGACCCCTGGCGCAGCAGCCAGCGGCGCAGGGGCCAGAGGCCGCCAACACGCCAGAGGCAGCGCCAGCGGCTGGCGAAGTGATCCCGCCGGAAATGTTGGAACTTTTCCGCGCGGAAACCCTGGACGATCTCTACGTCCTTCAGGGCGCGCTCGCGCGGCTGGAGACGCCTGAAGAGCGACCAGCAGCCGTTCTGGAAATGCGCCACGTGGCCCACAAGATCAAGGGCGCGGCGGCCACGCTCGATCTTCAGGTGGTCGCTGGCCTTTCCCATTGCCTGGAAGACATCCTCGACCTGCTCAGGAGCCGTCGGCTGGAATATGCCCCCGCCGTCGTGGACGCCCTGATGCGCGGGATCATCGAGTTGGAGCTTGCCCTGAGCAAGCAGCCCACGCTGGAAAGGGAAAACGCCGAGGGGCTGGAACGCCTGCGCGCCCAATATGAGGCGCTGCTGGCCGCCAGCGGGCCAGAGAATCTGGATGATCCCTCGGCGACGCTGCCGGATTCGCGCCGCCTGGCCGCTGCCGCGCACCAGCAGAGCGTTTCGGTTGATGTCTTTGCCCCCGATCAAAGCCATCCCTCGCTGGGTACTCAGCGCGCCCGTGTTGGCGACGTGATGGGCCGCGAACACTCATTGCGCGTCGAGGTCAGCCGCCTGGATCAGCTTATGGGCATGGTCGGCGAGTTGGCAAGCAACCGCGCAGGAACGGAACAGGCACGCGCCGAAATTAACGAATCGCTGGCTGAGGTGCATCGCGTCGTCCAGAAGATGACTCAACTGGTCAACCAGCTTGACGAAGAAGCGCCGATGCTCAGCGCCCCTCTGGCTTCAGGGCCTGTTTTCCAGCTTTCCCAGCAGACCCAGGAGCCATACGCTCCAGGCGAAGTAGAAGCGCGGGCGGAGATGACCCGCCTCGCCGCGCGCGGCACGCCGTCGCGCCCGCTGGGCATGTCGTTCCCCGCACATGGCGAGGAAGCGGCCCGGCGCAGGGAATTGGACCTGGAAAACTTCGACAGCGAGCATAGCCATCTGCTGCGGGCGCTGCGCGAAGGCGTTAATGACATTGCCACCCTGAGCGACGGCTTGCAAGGTCTTTTGCGTGAGATGAATGGTCTGGCCGAAGCGCAGGATAGACTCACCGGCTCCATTCAGCGCGACATCACTCATCTGCGGCTGGTCCCCATCGGGCGGATTTTTCCCAGGCTCCAGTTAACGGTGCGCCAGATTGCCCAGGAGCAAAACAAGCAGATCAATTTCATGTCTACCGGCGCGACCACCGAGATTGACCGCGACATCATCGAAGCCATCACCGGCCCGCTGGCGCAGCTCGTGCGCAACTGCGCGGTGCATGGCATCGAATCGGTGGAAGAGCGGCGCGAATTGGGCAAGCCCGATGTTGGGACGATCACGCTGCATGCCTACTATACCGGCAACGAGATCAGCATTGAGATCGGCGATGACGGCTGCGGCATCAACTCCCACCGGCTCATCAACGCCGCCATTGCGGTTGGCAAACTCGCGCCAGAGGAAGCAGAGCAGTTGGACTCGGAGCAAGCCCTCAATCTGATGCTTCTGCCCGACATTAGCACCAGCCCGGAAGTCACCACCATTGCCGGGCGCGGCGTGGGGATGGATATGGTGCGTACCGCTGTCGAGAACCTGAAAGGCGAGATGCACATTCACAGCACACCAGGCGAGGGTACGAGCTTCCATATCCGCCTGCCCATCTCGCTGGGCATCTTGCCCGCGCTCTTTGTGCGCGCGGGTCAGCAAGTCTATGCCGTGCCGCTGAGCAGCGTTGCGCGCATCTGGCAGCCGGAAAGCCAGACGCCATCTGAAATGACGGCTTTCTTCAGCCTGAGCGAAGTCCTTGGCGTCCCACCACAGTTAGCCGGGGAGAGCGAAGAAGAACCAAAGATACCCCCTCGCCAGGTGGCCTTGATCGTGCTGCTGAGGCAGCGAGAGGTGGGCGTCTACGTTGATGAAGTGCTGGCCGAGCGCGAGGTGGTCATCAAGCGCCTGCCGCCGCACCTGCGCCGCCGGGGAGTGCGCGGCGTCATCTTGAATCCCGTGGGTGAACTGCTGCTGCTGCTTGATCTGCCGGAGCTGGCTCATCGTGTACTCAGCGGCCTGCCCAGTGATCGCTTCGAGGCGCTGCGCGATGAGCCAGCGCCAGCGGCTGGCGCCGCCAGCGGGCCGAAAGTGCTGGTGGTGGATGATTCGCTTTTCATGCGCCGCACCCTGGAATTACAACTGGCGCGCGCGGGGTATCAGGTCAGGTCGGCCAAAGACGGCATAGAGGCGCTGCAATTCATTATGCAGGACCGCCCCCAACTGGTGCTGCTGGATATTGAAATGCCGCAGCTTGATGGCTATGGCCTGCTCAGCATCCTGCGCGGCCAGCAGCGTTTCAGCGGCATTCCGGTAGCGATGCTGACCTCGCGCGCCGCCGACAAGCACCGCCAGCACGCTATGGACCTGGGCGCCAGCGCCTATCTGGTCAAGCCCTGCCCGCACGATGTCTTGCTCCAGACCATCGCCGAACTGGTAGGCCAGCAATAGCCAGGCGCTTTAATTCTTTTCTCGCTCCAGACGCAGCCGCTCCAGTTCGGCCAGTCCGGCCTCGATAGCCGATTCCGCTCCGCAGTTGCGCGATGCCTGGTCGTTGGTGATGCCATCCAGGCAGCGCCCCGTCTGCGCGTCGTACATCACTGTACTGGCGTCATTATCCCCGGTAAACCAGCCAAACGTGCGCAGCGCCAGGGTGCGATAGCGCGCCGCGCCCGTCGCTCGATAGAGATCAGCCAGCCCCTGCATCATGGGCGAGAGGCAATAGGCGCATTGATTCTCTTTTACCCCAGGAAACGCATAGAGAAAACCTGCCGCCAGCGTTGGCTCAACCAGCCGCTCCACCGTCCGGGCGCAAGCCTCCAGATACTCCGGGCGCTCCATCCAGGCGCCTGCTTCGGCCAATGCGGGGAACTGATGATAGCCCCAGAGTCCCACCTGTTCCTGTCCTGGCGCATCGCGCAGGTAGCCATCCATGCAGCCGAAGAGATCGGCAGCCCAGTCTTCCAGTAGCTGCTTGAAGCGTTCGCGCAAGTGCGGAGGAGGGTCAGCTCGCAGCACTTCCAGCGCAGCCAGCGCCAGCACGCCTGTTGCTTTGGCATAGCTGGCCGTCTCAGCGCGCGCTGGCAGCGGGCAGAGCAGCCAATGTTGCAGCGCGGCCTCATCGCCCAGCACCCGATAGGCCGCGCCCAGCGCCCACAACGCCCGGCTTGTCCACCAGATGCCGCCTGGATAGGAAGTCTGGCCGGTCATATTGCGCTCGCCCGCTCTGTTCAGAATAAAGTTCGTGAAGCGGCCATCTGCTCCCTGCATATAGGGCAGGAAGGTGAGCCAGCGCCGCGCCAGATCGCGCCCCTGGGCATCGCGCTCCTGTTCCCAGGCGCGCAGGCCCAGGACCACGGCACGCGCCACGTCATCCACGCAGGCAACACCCTCCGGCCCGCTGTCTGCTGCCCCGAATGGCCGATAAACCAGCCCATCCGGTGTTTCCACCGGCTCCGCGTATACCGCCAGCGCGGCAATCTCTTGCCCATCCGCCGGAAACGTCCACGTCAACGATGCAAGATGCTTGAACACTCGATCACTCGTTCCTTACCCTGGCCCGGATGGAAAGGTCGTTCTATGCGCCCTCGCTTCCGCCGGGCAACGTTTTCTGGCAGGGGACAAAGCAACTTTTATGCCCTGCTTTCGCTGGCGGTTTGAGCCGCCAGAACGCCAGCAAATAGCTTGACAGGTGTGTTATTCTGATACCTGATAGCTCGCATGGCTTATGAGGTCTGCGTACATATCAGCTACGCTCCCGGTGCAGCATATCAAGCATTCAACGGAGGCAGAGCGCACCCGTTGCGCTCGATAAAGGAGTTTGTTTCGATGAGTCTTACTCTGGAAATTGCCAGGCGCGCCCTCGACGCCAGCCGCGCTCGGGCGCGTGAATTCGGCTGCCAGGTCAGCATTGCGCTGGTTGATAGCGCGGGCCATCTCGTCGCATTCGAGCGCATGATGGCGCCTTATGCGTGGGCCACCGCAGGAATCTCCACCGCCAAGGCAACATCAGCCGTCATGTTCAATCAGTCCACTTCTGATATTAGCCGCTGGGCTGGCGATATTCCCGGCTTCGCCACCAGCATGGCGAGCATGACTCAGGGCAAGTTTATTATGGCCCCAGGCGGCTGGCCGATTCGCGGCCCCAATGGCGTCACCGTCGGAGCCATTGGCATCAGCGGCGGCAACGCGCCGGGCCGCGACGACGATATTGCCCGCGCAGGCGTCCACGCGGCAGAGGCCGCCCTTCAGGCCGAGTTTCAGCGGCGCATGCAGGCCCAGGCAGCCGCGCAGGCGCAAGCAGCCGCGCAGGCCCAGGCAGCCGCGCAGCCACAGCCGGTTGCTGCCGCTGCCCCCGCTGCCGCATTCCAGGAGTCGGCCCAGCCACAGCCAGCCCCCGCCACAGTGAACCTTCAGGAGCCAGAGCCAGCCGCTTCGATGTATATGCCCGTTACCTCCGCCGAAGGCGCGCAAAGCAGCAGCGCCGGGTCCACAGATGGGTCGGCCAGCGGCGAAGATGATCAGCCGACGATTGCTACCGACAAAACACCGTAGCCCCACGTCCTGGCGCATCGCTGTTGTGACTTGCCGCGCAGCCTGGAAGGCAGTTGACCGTTGGTCGCCTTCCAGGCTGCGCGGCAAAAAGAGGCGTTCAGCATCACTAGGCGCGGGTTCCCTCGCTCTTGCTTTTACCCCGCTTTGCCCAGGAGGAAGCTGATCACCAGCACGACCAGCACGACCAGGGTGATGAGGACATAGGCGTAATCGCGCTCCAGCACAAAGATCACTACTGAGGACGCCACGCGAATGACCGGCGTCGCAATCAGCAAGAGCAGCCCCAGCGCGATCAGGGCATAGGGCTTGAACTGCGCCACCCCGGCCAGCACATCGCCAGGGGTCGTGGGAAAAGCAGTGAGCCGGTTCGGGCCGTACTGCGTCAGCCCGGCCAGATTGTTGACTGAGCCTGCATAGCCCGTATCGCCAGTCACCAGCAGCAGAACCACTCCAAGCGCGATGAGGAACGCGCTGACGAGGACGCCCACGCGCAGAATCCAGCTAATAATCTCTTCCGTAGGAAAGGCGCGCGCCGGAGCCGTCTCGCGGCCTGTTTCAGTCTTCGGTTCTTCAGATGAAGATGGTTGCTCGTGAGCCATACAATCAAATACCTAATCCAAATGCGCGTAAAACCATCTCCAGCGCCGTCAATACCAGCACCACCACAAAAATCCGGCGAATGAGCAAGCCGCGCACCCGAATGAGCAGTTGCGCGCCCGTCAGCGCCCCCAGCAGCACGCCCAGCGCCACAGGGGCCGCGATGAGCGGATTGATGTCGCCGCGCGAAAAATAGACGCCCGCGCTGGCCGCCGCCGTCACGCCAATCATAAAGTTGCTGGTCGTCGTCGAGGCTTTCATGGGGATACGCATCGCAATATCCATCGCCGGAACCTTCAGCGCACCGCCGCCCACGCCCAACAACCCCGAAACCATCCCGGCGATATACATCAAGCCAAAACCCAGCGGCACCCCCTGCACCCGATAGGCGATCTTGCGCTTGAGCGCCACGTCATAATACGCGCCATCGAGATGCAGCCGACGCGCCAGCCTTCGGCCCAGGCCCATATCCGTATCAGGCGTCTGACGCAGGGTTTCCGGGTCCAGCGCGCCAGTCATTGACATCTGTTCCATCTTACCGCGCTGGAGCATCACCACGCAGGAATAGAGCAAAATGATGCCAAACACAAAGAAGAGGACCGGCCCGCCCAGATACGCGCCCACAAACGCGCCGGTAATCGCCCCTGTCGTCGTCGCCACTTCCAGAAACATGCCAATGCGCAGATTGCTGATATGGTCGCGGAGATAGCGAACTGCCGCGCCGCTGGAGGTCGCAATGACCGAAACAATCGAAGCGCCAATGGCAAAATGAATATCAACGCCAAAGAGGACCGAGAGGGCAGGCACCACAATGATGCCGCCGCCCAGGCCAAGCAGCGCGCCCAGGGTACCAGCTATCAGGGAGGTCACAAAGATCAGCAGCAGAAACACGAGTATCGGAAGATGCAGAGGAGTGCCTTCCTTTCCGTCCGGGGATTGGGTATAGATATTGTAGCACACCAACCTTCCTGGCATCCAGACGTTATCAGGGCTGTTTCGCTGCCAAAAAGAGGGGCCTGGCACACGAATGTACCAGGCCCCAAACATCTATCCCTACCGGCGCAGAAGCTCTCGTCGCCCCAACAGCATCGTCTCTCCAACGTTCCCCATCTTCCACCTGACCCACCCCATCCTGACGATTATGCCCGGCAGGCGGCGCCCCACGCCACAAACCCCAAAGCATCCACCCCACCATTCACCCTGCATCCGCTCACATCGCTCGCCACTTTGCCTTGCCCCCGCCATTCACCCTGCAAGCCCAATGCCACCTCCACAAAGCGCCCCACGCAGCCACACCCACCCAAACAACGCCTCCCCAGCCAGCCGCCACCTTCACCCGCACAGATGATCATCTCGATTGAGTTGTCATCTATGGGAACAATGATACCTGAATCTGCTGAATTTCCCATGAAATTGATCACAAAATTTGCTGAATATTTTTTCATCTTTCCAGGGTATTATCCCCCAAAACGCATGATTTCCCCCAACATTTATTCATCTTAGGTACAAAAAACCGCGCCTGGATAGAGCCGTTCAGCGGTCATATCACATCGGCATGAAGCGGAGCGTTTTCCCTGTAGCGCCGCCCCCCTTCGGGAAGGGTCGCTTGCCTCGGCTATGCCTCTTCGAGCGAGAGGTCCTCGCTCCCGTTGGTCGCTCGCGCGTCCCTTCCAGGCGGCCAGCCGCCGAGCCGCCTGGAAGGCGGCGCTACAAGTCGAGGCCGCAAGCATGCAACAGGATGTGGTGTCAGAAGGGAATCAGGACGCGCGAGGCAGAGGCAGACCCAGGTAGAAGATGCTCCCCGTCGCGTGCTCGGTGGTGGGGAATTCGGCCCAGAGGTATCCATTCTGGCGGGCGACCAGATAGCGGCTGACATAGAGGCCCAGACCCAACCCCGCTAGCTGGCTCTGGAGGCTGTGTTCCGGGCCGCGATAAAAAGCGGTAAAGAGCTTTTCGCTCTCTTCATGAGGCAAGCCAGGCCCATAGTCGCGCACCGAAATCAGCGCCACTTCGTCTTGAGCCGCTGCTTCAGCGACTTCAGCCGACGCCGTGGAGAGCAGAGATGGGAGCGGGGCTGCCGACACTCGCTGGACAATCACTTCCACCACCCCTTCTTCCTGCCCAAACCTGGCGGCATTATCGAGGAGATAGCCCAGTACTTGCTCCAGACGAGTACGATCCGCCAGAGCGATCAATTCTGGCTCCCTGGTGGTCAGGAAGAAGTTCATATCGGGCAGGGCGCGCTGGCGCTGCTCGACCACCTGGCGCGTCAGCGCAACCACATCTATTGGCTGCGGGGCCACCTCCAGCGTACCGCGCTCAATCCGCGAGAAATCCAGCAGTTCGCCTACCAGGTTGGACATCCGGCTCACCTGCTGGCTAATCGCTTCCAGGCCGCTCAGATTGACAGCCCCGGTATGATCGCCGCGCCGGGCCTGGCGCAGCAGCAGTTGGGAGTAGCCCTTAATCACCGTCAGAGGGCTTTGGAGTTCATGCGAGGCCAGGCCAATGAACTCGTCACGAGTGTGTTCTTCGCTCACCAGCATATGGCGCAGTTCGGCACGCTCCAACGCGGCAGCCACCAGATCGCTCAACACCACTCCAGCCAGGGATACGCGGCCACGCTCAACAGGGGTGGGCGGGCCGCCGTCGCCCAGGGCAACCAGCAGCGTTTCAGCCCCTTTCGGCAGCGCCAGCGGCAACCAGGCATACCACGACGCCCCGACATCAGCCAGGAACGCCGCGACCGTTTCTGAGGCTTGCTGCTCGCCGGATGCGTCCCTGGAACCCTGGTCCACAGGGCCAAACAGAACCCCTGGGGAGGGCGCTCCCCAAAAACGCGGCTCTCGCGGGATTCGTTCCGCCATCTCCTGGGAGAGATGCTGTCTGACCGCAACAGTGTATGCAGCAGCGCCTTCGGATCGGGTGAGGACGAGGCCGCGCCGGGCGCGGCACAGAGCGAGAAACTCTTGTAAGGCCAGCGGCAAGATGTTTGCGCGCTCGGCAGCCGCGAACTTGCGGGCCGCGACATCCAGCGCGCCCAGCAAATGCTCTGCCGAGGTTTCTGAGCCGGGCGGTCCGCCGGAGGGCGGCGGAGAGATTGGGGGTGTTTGCTGGAAATGGAGCGCCATCGCTCCCTCTGCGGCGTCCGCTGGGAAAAAAGGGGAATGAGGCGCCGATTCAGGCATCCGCTGACTTTCCGGGGGCGGCCTCCAGGTATTTGGAAGTTCTCGTGACGGCTGATCTCCAGCGTCCTGCTCAACTTGCTCCACGCAGCCCTCCCCTGAGAGAAAGGTTGAATTGCTACCCCGTATCTACCACGCCGCGCCTGCGTGGGCCGACGCGCCTAACATCAAAAATAGAGTCGCAAAATATATGCCATCTGTCCTCTACAAATAGACAGCTATGATATACTCGACAGGGAACAAAAGCCTTATCGCTATTCCAGCACAAGCAAGAGGCGCTGAAGATGAAATGCAGCAGTTGTACAACCGAGCTTTGGGGGCGACCCGCTGTCTGCCCGGTTTGTGGCACGCCAACCGGGCTAAACAAGCGATCAAACAGGCAAACTCCTCCACCCTGGAGTACCGCAAGTCCCGGGAGTACTGCGCCAGCAGCCCCATCGCCGTCGCAATCGCAGCCATTCTTCAACGCCGCAGATCTGCTTGATCCAGACGCGCTGAACGCTGTGCCTCAAGCGACAGGCGCTGCCGACATTTTCACAACCGGGCCATTAGAAGATCGCGCGCCTGAACCTGAGACGCCCCAGGGGATGTTAAACGCCGCCGATCTCTTCGATCCAGCGGTGCTGGCCGAACTTTCCGGGCCAGTCGAAGAGGGGAGAAGCTTTCAGAGCAACGGGAGCGCGCCAGCGCAAGAGGAGTATCCATCCTTCCTGGTGGAGCCAGGGGCTGCGCGCCAGGACGACGAGGCCAATCACCCCCAGCCGCCATCTCGGCAGCCGCCATCTCGGCCAGCGAAAGGGCAGATAGCGCCGCCGCTCTTCACCCTGACAGCACTGCCAGAGGCCCCTCCGCAGCAGCCCGCGCCCCCCGTGTCGCCCCCGCCTTCTTTCTCGCCCAGGGTTCAAGCAGCCGCTGCCAGCCCGCCATCCGCACCAGACGAGAGAGGGTGGAGACAGCAGCGCGGTTATCGTACCGCTTCCGGTCCGCTGCCTGGCGACGGGGCGCGCGGCAGG
It encodes:
- a CDS encoding DUF1634 domain-containing protein, whose protein sequence is MAHEQPSSSEEPKTETGRETAPARAFPTEEIISWILRVGVLVSAFLIALGVVLLLVTGDTGYAGSVNNLAGLTQYGPNRLTAFPTTPGDVLAGVAQFKPYALIALGLLLLIATPVIRVASSVVIFVLERDYAYVLITLVVLVVLVISFLLGKAG
- a CDS encoding response regulator; translation: MSDKYLPTFIKEIRSYCAMVGDLTQPLRDPQAAGEDIRSAAAGLTRLFHTIAGLSSSLEIADFTGLAEGLESCLLSIGASPATAQSASINSALIDLLDFTIAYLGHRLEAMEASGQFQLPAPEDDEPLRSLEERLWRLGSWLAPPEEGALPPAEPLSDEDLAILRAFSESDLADAARAELPAGSDTEGRGERGDPAPRPAAGVTRPLAQQPAAQGPEAANTPEAAPAAGEVIPPEMLELFRAETLDDLYVLQGALARLETPEERPAAVLEMRHVAHKIKGAAATLDLQVVAGLSHCLEDILDLLRSRRLEYAPAVVDALMRGIIELELALSKQPTLERENAEGLERLRAQYEALLAASGPENLDDPSATLPDSRRLAAAAHQQSVSVDVFAPDQSHPSLGTQRARVGDVMGREHSLRVEVSRLDQLMGMVGELASNRAGTEQARAEINESLAEVHRVVQKMTQLVNQLDEEAPMLSAPLASGPVFQLSQQTQEPYAPGEVEARAEMTRLAARGTPSRPLGMSFPAHGEEAARRRELDLENFDSEHSHLLRALREGVNDIATLSDGLQGLLREMNGLAEAQDRLTGSIQRDITHLRLVPIGRIFPRLQLTVRQIAQEQNKQINFMSTGATTEIDRDIIEAITGPLAQLVRNCAVHGIESVEERRELGKPDVGTITLHAYYTGNEISIEIGDDGCGINSHRLINAAIAVGKLAPEEAEQLDSEQALNLMLLPDISTSPEVTTIAGRGVGMDMVRTAVENLKGEMHIHSTPGEGTSFHIRLPISLGILPALFVRAGQQVYAVPLSSVARIWQPESQTPSEMTAFFSLSEVLGVPPQLAGESEEEPKIPPRQVALIVLLRQREVGVYVDEVLAEREVVIKRLPPHLRRRGVRGVILNPVGELLLLLDLPELAHRVLSGLPSDRFEALRDEPAPAAGAASGPKVLVVDDSLFMRRTLELQLARAGYQVRSAKDGIEALQFIMQDRPQLVLLDIEMPQLDGYGLLSILRGQQRFSGIPVAMLTSRAADKHRQHAMDLGASAYLVKPCPHDVLLQTIAELVGQQ
- a CDS encoding sulfite exporter TauE/SafE family protein, with the protein product MCYNIYTQSPDGKEGTPLHLPILVFLLLIFVTSLIAGTLGALLGLGGGIIVVPALSVLFGVDIHFAIGASIVSVIATSSGAAVRYLRDHISNLRIGMFLEVATTTGAITGAFVGAYLGGPVLFFVFGIILLYSCVVMLQRGKMEQMSMTGALDPETLRQTPDTDMGLGRRLARRLHLDGAYYDVALKRKIAYRVQGVPLGFGLMYIAGMVSGLLGVGGGALKVPAMDIAMRIPMKASTTTSNFMIGVTAAASAGVYFSRGDINPLIAAPVALGVLLGALTGAQLLIRVRGLLIRRIFVVVLVLTALEMVLRAFGLGI
- a CDS encoding heme-binding protein, with amino-acid sequence MSLTLEIARRALDASRARAREFGCQVSIALVDSAGHLVAFERMMAPYAWATAGISTAKATSAVMFNQSTSDISRWAGDIPGFATSMASMTQGKFIMAPGGWPIRGPNGVTVGAIGISGGNAPGRDDDIARAGVHAAEAALQAEFQRRMQAQAAAQAQAAAQAQAAAQPQPVAAAAPAAAFQESAQPQPAPATVNLQEPEPAASMYMPVTSAEGAQSSSAGSTDGSASGEDDQPTIATDKTP